A section of the Acropora muricata isolate sample 2 chromosome 4, ASM3666990v1, whole genome shotgun sequence genome encodes:
- the LOC136914712 gene encoding uncharacterized protein, which produces MGFLLKMPVFRHESFDVSEDTPTKKTTPLFHRVACGLGNVFNDIVRHLFFSFRLVYFMNVLGLSASLSGWLLLEKPLVHIALSPVSAMLVDRVYIPFVSRKIGKRKSWHLLGTILLAVFIPFFFTTHYLIQSENSKTELMIIHLGILNIILGFGDGILDISHLSLITVIARDHMEAVEMSSLRFSFTYLSGILTFVVAWVIFGLNSESQLSESSSRDFMVLTAVLVAVGILTSLIFYSGTKEPSSSPRIPLKKFSTLADTNLARLTSFIPTGAFGEPMPSFATGFNTARKESCPPRIMTPVNFCDETQQKPRECNMNEEKMPQEEKESPNQSFQSWSSSLLSDPYRTGVVNKGFSDSVLDLYSDDESNYTGRVSKETAPINPSAVSLKTKNDLLPDTKANSQVAINSELNTANQKNRLSREKACVALWDEIPSTSPKDDTNERQTLPNEEEAPIDNLQSWSSSLSDPDFTGVVSEVERYSDDRESTGTSRASKESTPSDVSGVSLDPKSISFSQIKSDRKPVVKSCNTESSLPLSTGADKTVRRWLIDPRLYLVSIAYSCAWMLQIHVYSYLPLFLLYRLRFSKESIAYLPLIMTISATVYAKLSKKIVQKIGGMLCFIFAAIFAFTAGVMSYFMEAESWTSKVMIYPTVILLGFAFSSMFVSSLSFATELIGKNTKTTGFVFAIMTLFSSITNGSMLMTVQELFPEQRDKDCEECGDYMRLAFSVVNVAIAILSVVNVFLLYCMNRFNGKSSSSDEDSETST; this is translated from the exons gGGTTTTTGTTAAAGATGCCTGTCTTTCGTCATGAATCATTTGATGTAAGCGAAGACACACCGACGAAGAAAACCACTCCTCTATTCCATCGTGTTGCGTGTGGATTGGGTAACGTGTTCAATGATATCGTACGTCACCTTTTCTTCTCGTTCCGTCTTGTTTACTTCATGAATGTTCTTGGTCTCTCCGCTTCATTATCTGGTTGGCTGCTTCTTGAAAAACCGCTGGTTCACATTGCTTTGTCGCCTGTTAGCGCCATGTTAGTGGACAGAGTCTATATTCCATTCGTGTCCAGAAAAATTGGAAAGAGAAAGTCTTGGCATTTACTTGGGACTATTTTGTTAGCAGTTTTCATCCCATTTTTTTTCACTACTCACTACCTCATTCAAAGTGAGAATAGCAAGACGGAGCTGATGATTATTCACCTTGGAATACTCAACATTATTTTGGGTTTCGGTGACGGCATATTGGATATTTCTCACTTGTCTCTGATTACAGTCATTGCGAGAGATCATATGGAGGCTGTGGAAATGAGTTCACTGAG GTTTTCTTTTACCTACTTGAGCGGTATTCTGACCTTTGTTGTGGCTTGGGTAATATTTGGACTAAACTCTGAAAGTCAACTTTCTGAAAGCAGTTCCAGAGATTTCATG GTGTTGACTGCAGTTTTGGTGGCAGTGGGCATTCTGACCTCCCTGATATTCTATTCGGGAACAAAGGAGCCTAGTTCCAGTCCCCGAATACCTTTAAAGAAATTTTCGACTCTCGCCGACACAAATTTGGCG CGGCTGACGTCTTTCATTCCGACTGGTGCTTTTGGAGAACCAATGCCAAGTTTTGCAACAG GATTCAATACTGCAAGGAAGGAGAGTTGTCCTCCAAGAATAATGACTCCAGTCAATTTCTGTGATGAGACCCAACAAAAGCCGAGAGAATGCAATATGAACGAAGAGAAAATGCCTCAAGAAGAGAAAGAATCCCCCAATCAAAGCTTCCAGTCCTGGAGTTCATCATTGTTAAGCGATCCTTACCGCACTGGTGTTGTCAACAAAGGGTTTTCTGACAGTGTCTTGGATCTGTATTCAGATGATGAATCAAATTACACAGGCCGCGTTAGCAAAGAAACGGCACCCATCAACCCATCAGCTGTTTCACTTAAAACTAAGAATGATCTCTTACCAGACACCAAAGCAAACAGTCAGGTTGCTATTAACTCAG AATTAAATACTGCTAACCAAAAGAATCGTCTATCACGGGAAAAGGCTTGTGTTGCTCTCTGGGATGAGATACCATCGACATCGCCAAAAGATGACACAAATGAAAGGCAAACGTTACCAAACGAGGAGGAAGCTCCCATAGACAATCTCCAGTCGTGGAGCTCATCGTTAAGCGATCCTGACTTCACTGGCGTGGTCAGTGAAGTGGAACGGTATTCAGATGATAGAGAATCAACTGGCACTAGCCGTGCTAGTAAAGAATCCACACCCAGCGATGTATCAGGTGTTTCATTGGACCCTAAAAGTATTTCTTTCTCTCAGATTAAGTCCGATAGGAAGCCTGTCGTTAAATCATGTAACACTGAGTCTAGTCTTCCACTATCGACTGGGGCTGACAAGACTGTACGACGCTGGCTTATCGACCCACGTTTATATTTG GTTTCCATCGCTTATTCCTGTGCATGGATGTTGCAAATACACGTTTATTCGTATCTGCCACTCTTTCTGCTTTATAGACTTCGTTTCAGCAAG GAATCTATCGCTTATCTCCCGCTAATTATGACGATAAGCGCCACGGTATACGCAAAGCTTTCGAAGAAGATTGTTCAGAAAATTGGAGGCATG CTCTGTTTCATCTTTGCGGCTATTTTTGCTTTTACCGCCGGAGTGATGTCCTATTTCATGGAAGCTGAATCCTGGACCAGTAAAGTGATGATCTACCCAACTGTTATATTACTTGGATTTGCCTTTTCCTCGATGTTTGTTAGTTCCCTTAGCTTTGCAACCGAACTCATTGGGAAAAATACG aaAACAACTGGTTTTGTATTTGCCATTATGACTTTGTTCTCATCTATAACTAATGGATCTATGCTCATGACCGTACAAGAATTGTTTCCAGAACAAAG GGACAAGGACTGTGAAGAATGTGGAGATTATATGAGGCTTGCTTTTTCAGTAGTGAATGTAGCAATCGCCATCCTTAGTGTGGTTAATGTGTTTTTACTTTACTGCATGAATCGATTTAACGGAAAAAG TTCCTCGTCAGATGAAGATTCAGAAACTTCCACCTGA